A region of Bombyx mori chromosome 13, ASM3026992v2 DNA encodes the following proteins:
- the LOC119629360 gene encoding trypsin-2 — protein MITLNIIIVLLVMTSASAVKVGTFDLSRLVLNEELDEDESLLVDTADSRIVGGHETTIEDHPYQVSFIVNNSYFCGGIILSQDWIMTAAHCAQNVDPTTVVLRAGSTFRKNGTIIPIALVASHPEYDDPAFDKDVAVMKTVKPMEFGETMQPVALPALGAKLEPNSEIVVSGWGRTVQGAPTIPDRLMNVTLDVVSHFKCNLSYYLYLTDNMWCAGNFFLGGKGTCQGDSGGAAVQNGTVMGIVSFGRGCGQPLSPSVFAATYSPANWNFIKETTGLLQ, from the exons ATGATTACATTGAATATTATCATAGTGTTACTAGTTATGACTAGtg cCAGTGCCGTCAAGGTCGGTACCTTCGATTTGTCCAGACTTGTTTTGAACGAGGAATTAGATGAAGACGAATCATTACTCGTAGATACGGCAGATAGTAGGATTGTGGGTGGACATGAAACTACTATTGAGGACCATCCTTATCAAGTGTCATTCATTGTCAACAACTCGTATTTTTGTGGTGGCATAATCTTAAGTCAAGATTGGATTATGACCGCCGCACATTGCGCTCAAAA TGTCGACCCTACAACAGTGGTGCTGCGGGCTGGTAGCACCTTCCGGAAAAATGGCACCATAATACCAATAGCTTTAGTAGCTAGTCATCCAGAATACGATGACCCTGCTTTCGACAAAGACGTTGCTGTCATGAAAACAGTGAAACCCATGGAGTTTGGAGAGACAATGCAGCCGGTAGCACTGCCAGCTCTGGGGGCGAAGTTGGAGCCGAATTCTGAAATCGTAGTCAGTGGTTGGGGGAGGACAgtg CAAGGTGCTCCAACGATACCAGATCGATTGATGAATGTGACTCTGGACGTGGTGTCGCACTTTAAATGCAACCTGAGCTATTATTTGTACCTCACTGATAACATGTGGTGTGCGGGAAATTTCTTTTTGGGTGGAAAAGGAACTTGCCAA GGTGATTCCGGTGGGGCAGCTGTACAGAATGGGACGGTCATGGGAATAGTGTCCTTCGGAAGAGGATGCGGTCAGCCTTTGTCACCAAGTGTATTTGCTGCCACGTATTCGCCGGCCAATtggaattttattaaagaaacaaCGGGCTTATTGCAGTGA
- the LOC101746664 gene encoding trypsin-1 isoform X1: MESSEHFVIFFGLTLLYSQLAYGLDFSNFPTLEEFLKEPMVNDDRIVGGQEAFIDDYPHQVSFVVNNTYFCGGSIISENWILTAAHCSQNVDPSTVVLRGGSSWRKNGTIIPIEKVIAHPEYDNPAFDKDVAVMKTKEPIQFSDTMQPIGLPSMDRAMRGGTEVSVSGWGRTKQGAASIPERLMDVRIPVVSYPECFLSYFSVLTRNMWCGGNFFLGGQGTCQGDSGGSAVQDGMAVGIVSFGRGCGQSFAPSVFANIAAPPIRNFIKEHTDL; the protein is encoded by the exons ATGGAGTCTTCTGAGCATTTCGTGATTTTCTTTGGATTAACTCTACTATATTCACAACTTG CGTACGGTCTAGATTTCTCCAATTTCCCAACTTTGGAAGAGTTCCTCAAGGAGCCCATGGTAAACGATGACAGAATCGTGGGGGGACAGGAGGCCTTCATCGATGATTACCCCCACCAAGTATCGTTTGTGGTGAACAATACGTATTTTTGCGGCGGCTCGATCATCAGCGAGAACTGGATATTGACTGCAGCCCATTGCTCTCAGAA CGTCGACCCCTCGACAGTGGTCTTAAGAGGTGGAAGTTCATGGCGGAAGAATGGTACTATCATTCCCATTGAAAAAGTGATAGCGCATCCAGAGTATGACAACCCTGCGTTCGACAAGGATGTCGCTGTTATGAAGACCAAAGAACCTATACAATTTAGTGACACAATGCAGCCTATAGGGCTACCTTCAATGGATAGAGCAATGAGAGGTGGAACGGAGGTATCGGTCAGCGGGTGGGGACGTACTAAG CAAGGAGCCGCTTCGATTCCCGAAAGACTGATGGACGTGCGTATACCAGTCGTGTCGTATCCGGAGTGTTTCCTGTCGTACTTTTCAGTCCTCACGAGGAACATGTGGTGCGGCGGGAACTTCTTCTTGGGTGGTCAGGGAACTTGCCAG GGCGATTCTGGAGGATCAGCAGTTCAAGACGGTATGGCAGTTGGCATCGTGTCTTTTGGACGTGGTTGTGGCCAGTCTTTCGCTCCAAGTGTGTTCGCCAATATTGCCGCACCTCCCATCAGGAACTTCATCAAAGAACACACAGATCTTTAA
- the LOC101746664 gene encoding trypsin-1 isoform X2, translating to MVNDDRIVGGQEAFIDDYPHQVSFVVNNTYFCGGSIISENWILTAAHCSQNVDPSTVVLRGGSSWRKNGTIIPIEKVIAHPEYDNPAFDKDVAVMKTKEPIQFSDTMQPIGLPSMDRAMRGGTEVSVSGWGRTKQGAASIPERLMDVRIPVVSYPECFLSYFSVLTRNMWCGGNFFLGGQGTCQGDSGGSAVQDGMAVGIVSFGRGCGQSFAPSVFANIAAPPIRNFIKEHTDL from the exons ATGGTAAACGATGACAGAATCGTGGGGGGACAGGAGGCCTTCATCGATGATTACCCCCACCAAGTATCGTTTGTGGTGAACAATACGTATTTTTGCGGCGGCTCGATCATCAGCGAGAACTGGATATTGACTGCAGCCCATTGCTCTCAGAA CGTCGACCCCTCGACAGTGGTCTTAAGAGGTGGAAGTTCATGGCGGAAGAATGGTACTATCATTCCCATTGAAAAAGTGATAGCGCATCCAGAGTATGACAACCCTGCGTTCGACAAGGATGTCGCTGTTATGAAGACCAAAGAACCTATACAATTTAGTGACACAATGCAGCCTATAGGGCTACCTTCAATGGATAGAGCAATGAGAGGTGGAACGGAGGTATCGGTCAGCGGGTGGGGACGTACTAAG CAAGGAGCCGCTTCGATTCCCGAAAGACTGATGGACGTGCGTATACCAGTCGTGTCGTATCCGGAGTGTTTCCTGTCGTACTTTTCAGTCCTCACGAGGAACATGTGGTGCGGCGGGAACTTCTTCTTGGGTGGTCAGGGAACTTGCCAG GGCGATTCTGGAGGATCAGCAGTTCAAGACGGTATGGCAGTTGGCATCGTGTCTTTTGGACGTGGTTGTGGCCAGTCTTTCGCTCCAAGTGTGTTCGCCAATATTGCCGCACCTCCCATCAGGAACTTCATCAAAGAACACACAGATCTTTAA